Proteins from one Ipomoea triloba cultivar NCNSP0323 chromosome 1, ASM357664v1 genomic window:
- the LOC116023575 gene encoding uncharacterized protein LOC116023575, which translates to MGESKYAYLVTDDGLYRVNIPDFDPPHQPEFMLECVAEDFDDIILPTMGIFSKGQDVYLFGGLMFGGRGNAQYNRSLYFFNPRKVKEKEYPIRDSKLLYKSSLKYVPMVTPSVLQAKHKTYLFSVVRPRYGPMKSLCYFQSFDPLKNCFCTLPTPSLDDSFLWYDVVGYFLVYDHIYVFIQGGAKDVNELHAFSFNTRSSKWKELDSLLSKFEERKIPIPYCHCGDIGLSYKFNDNTQILVALSYGTPTAYRVRLGAAGSSLRPKSYRQLLEHNYGVHNFSHLLDIGSQRFCAICSREDKHLLVYAFKMDFAVEYENQGKSASLAMPSIEILCSRKFFPSVVTCVCLAYAPASQRCIPWDKVKPINDKSNEKEPKRKPGVVYLEV; encoded by the exons ATGGGAGAATCCAAATATGCTTATTTGGTCACTGATGACGGACTTTATCGTGTTAATATCCCTGACTTTGATCCACCACACCAGCCCGAATTCATGCTCGAGTGTGTAGCTGAGGATTTTGATGATATCATACTCCCAACTATGGGAATCTTCAGCAAAGGGCAGGATGTATATTTGTTTGGGGGCTTGATGTTTGGGGGGAGAGGTAATGCACAGTATAACAGGAGCCTGTATTTTTTCAACCCTCGCAAGGTCAAGGAGAAGGAATATCCCATTAGGGATTCTAAGTTACTTTACAAATCAAGTCTTAAGTACGTACCCATGGTTACTCCTTCTGTGTTACAAGCTAAGCATAAGACTTACTTATTCTCAGTTGTTCGTCCTCGCTACGGTCCAATGAAATCACTCTGCTATTTTCAGTCCTTCGATCCACTCAAAAATTGCTTTTGCACCCTTCCAACTCCCTCCCTAGATGATTCGTTTCTGTGGTATGATGTGGTTGGGTATTTTCTTGTTTACGATCATATATACGTGTTTATCCAAGGAGGGGCCAAGGACGTTAACGAGCTTCATGCCTTCTCTTTCAACACTAGATCATCAAAATGGAAGGAATTAGATTCCTTGTTGAGCAAATTTGAAGAACGCAAAATTCCCATTCCCTATTGTCACTGTGGCGATATAGGGCTCTCTTATAAGTTTAACGATAACACTCAGATTCTGGTCGCCCTTAGTTATGGTACACCTACTGCGTATCGTGTTCGGCTTGGTGCAGCCGGGAGTTCTCTCCGGCCTAAATCCTATAGGCAGTTACTTGAACATAACTATGGGGTTCATAATTTCTCACACCTACTTGATATTGGAAGTCAAAGGTTTTGTGCGATTTGTTCTCGGGAGGACAAACATCTTTTGGTATATGCCTTCAAGATGGATTTTGCAGTTGAATATGAAAACCAGGGAAAGTCAGCCTCACTTGCAATGCCCTCCATAGAGATTCTCTGTTCCAGGAAATTTTTTCCCTCCGTAGTTACTTGTGTTTGTTTGGC CTATGCTCCTGCATCTCAACGTTGTATTCCCTGGGATAAAGTCAAGCCCATAAATGATAAGTCTAATGAAAAGGAGCCAAAAAGGAAGCCAGGTGTTGTGTATCTCGAG GTGTAG
- the LOC116031428 gene encoding guanylate-binding protein 2-like, which yields MGKGKGKKKAKEKGSSSAAIGPEESMLFVFRNSKDQLEVHRKALQMLNSINGPIIVVSVCGSAKQGKSYLLNKLFQGHAEFLVKYPCKNGLRLSKPIQKTTSNGTKYNILVIDTEAIDQIGTYNTEIFSLAILLSNLIIYNQMGGINEAALDRLAFVIQMTEHIKNKAEKAKDIDRKLGSQHFVWLLRIALLTSKVFRQTKQDFYLKSERYMEFALANVKGDGNDVSTKNEIRNSICAYFPKRYCFTLAPPWIEKKDLQKEEPGPEFMKDIYLLETLCSNKSRIKFIVSRKQGVKKLMLKLLSFICLVLPPTLFLLFENAAKKIQESTPKFNNPTIQVTHVKHFQQFIERELQVVY from the exons ATGGGGAAGgggaaggggaagaagaaggcgAAAGAGAAGGGGTCTTCGTCCGCTGCTATAGGACCGGAGGAGTCCATGTTGTTTGTGTTCCGTAACAGCAAAGACCAGCTGGAGGTCCATCGAAAAGCCCTTCAAATGCTTAATAGCATCAATGGGCCCATTATTGTGGTCTCTGTTTGCGGAAGCGCTAAGCAAGGCAAAAGTTACCTTCTGAATAAG CTTTTCCAAGGACATGCTGAATTTCTAGTTAAATATCCATGTAAGAATGGTCTTCGCTTGAGTAAACCAATCCAGAAAACTACTTCAAATGGaaccaaatataatattttggtgatAGATACCGAAGCAATTGATCAAATA GGAACATACAACactgaaatattttctttggcCATACTTCTATCAAATCTGATCATTTACAATCAG ATGGGTGGTATTAATGAAGCTGCTTTGGATAGGCTAGCATTTGTCATACAAATGACAGagcatataaaaaataaagcgGAGAAAGCAAAAGACATTGATAGAAAACTTGGATCACAACATTTTGTCTGGTTGCTTAGG ATCGCATTGCTAACTTCTAAAGTCTTCCGTCAAACAAAACAGGACTTTTACTTGAAATCAGAAAGATACATGGAGTTTGCACTGGCTAATGTTAAAGGTGATGGAAATGATGTATCTACTAAAAATGAG ATTAGGAATTCCATTTGTGCTTATTTTCCCAAGAGGTACTGCTTTACTCTAGCGCCACCTTGGATTGAAAAGAAAGACTTGCAAAAG GAGGAACCTGGGCCAGAATTCATGAAAGATATTTATCTCTTAGAGACTTTGTGCTCAAACAAGTCGAGGATCAAGTTCAT AGTTTCACGGAAGCAAGGGGTGAAAAAACTTATGCTGAAGCTGTTAAGTTTTATATGTCTGGTTTTGCCTCCGACCCTTTTCCTTCTTTTTGAAAAT GCTGCAAAGAAAATTCAGGAATCCACACCTAAATTTAATAATCCTACTATTCAAGTAACACATGTGAAGCATTTTCAACAGTTTattgaaagggaattgcaggTAGTCTACTAG
- the LOC116023530 gene encoding uncharacterized protein LOC116023530 encodes MGESKYAYLVTDDGLYRVNIPDFDPPHQPEFMLECVAEDFDDIILPTMGIFSKGQDVYLFGGLMFGGRGNAQYNRSLYFFNPRKVKEKEYPIRDSKLLYKSSLKYVPMVTPSVLQAKHKTYLFSVVRPGYGPMKSLCYFQSFDPLKNCFCTLPTPSLDDSFLWYDVVGYFLVYDHIYVFIQGGAKDVNELHAFSFNTRSSKWKELDSLLSKFEERKIPIPYCHCGDIGLSYKFNDNTQILVALSYGTPTAYHVRLGAAGSSLRPKSYRHLLEHNYGVHNFSHLLDIGSERFCAICSREDKHILVYAFKMDFAVEYENQGKSTSPAMPSIEILCSKKFFPSVVSCVCLAYAPASQRCIPWDKVKPINDKSNEKEPKRKPGVVYLEV; translated from the exons ATGGGAGAATCCAAATATGCTTATTTGGTCACTGATGACGGACTTTATCGTGTTAATATCCCTGACTTTGATCCACCACACCAGCCCGAATTCATGCTCGAGTGTGTAGCTGAGGATTTTGATGATATCATACTCCCAACTATGGGAATCTTCAGCAAAGGGCAGGATGTATATTTGTTTGGGGGCTTGATGTTTGGGGGGAGAGGTAATGCACAGTATAACAGGAGCCTGTATTTTTTCAACCCTCGCAAGGTCAAGGAGAAGGAATATCCCATTAGGGATTCTAAGTTACTTTACAAATCAAGTCTTAAGTACGTACCCATGGTTACTCCTTCTGTGTTACAAGCTAAGCATAAGACTTACTTATTCTCAGTTGTTCGTCCTGGCTACGGTCCAATGAAATCACTCTGCTATTTTCAGTCCTTCGATCCACTCAAAAATTGCTTTTGCACCCTTCCAACTCCCTCCCTAGATGATTCGTTTCTGTGGTATGATGTGGTTGGGTATTTTCTTGTTTACGATCATATATACGTGTTTATCCAAGGAGGGGCCAAGGACGTTAACGAGCTTCATGCCTTCTCTTTCAACACTAGATCATCAAAATGGAAGGAATTAGATTCCTTGTTGAGCAAATTTGAAGAACGCAAAATTCCCATTCCCTATTGTCACTGTGGCGATATAGGGCTCTCTTATAAGTTTAACGATAACACTCAGATTCTGGTCGCCCTTAGTTATGGTACACCTACTGCGTATCATGTTCGGCTTGGTGCAGCAGGGAGTTCTCTCCGGCCTAAATCCTATAGGCATTTACTTGAACATAACTATGGGGTTCATAATTTCTCACACCTACTTGATATTGGAAGTGAAAGGTTTTGTGCGATTTGTTCTCGGGAGGACAAACATATTTTGGTATATGCCTTCAAGATGGATTTTGCAGTTGAATATGAAAACCAGGGAAAGTCAACCTCACCTGCAATGCCCTCCATAGAGATTCTCTGTTCCAAGAAATTTTTTCCCTCCGTAGTTAGTTGTGTTTGTTTGGC CTATGCTCCTGCATCTCAACGTTGTATTCCCTGGGATAAAGTCAAGCCCATAAATGATAAGTCTAATGAAAAGGAGCCAAAAAGGAAGCCAGGTGTTGTGTATCTCGAG GTGTAG